In Blastocatellia bacterium, the genomic window CACTACAAAAGTGAGAAATATGAGCCCCCCACCAACGATAAAAATTCCTCCAGCCAGAGCCAGGCGACGGGGAATACGCGAGAGTTTCCCCACCACCGGAATACCAATCAGCGTTCCCACTCCCGCCAGGGACACAATCAAGCCGAATGTTTGCGGGCCCTGACCAAGAACATCACGCACATAGATCACTCCCAGCACGGTCAGTGAGCCGGTCACCAAAAGGGTGAGCGATAGGGAAACGATGACGTAGCGAATCGGACGATGAGTGAGACCAAACCGGATCCCTTCGGCAAAGAGAGCCCCAATCTCGCGCAGGCTGAAATGGGCTGGGGTCGCTCGAACGCCGCTCAATTGATACCTCCCCTGAAGCCGAATCCCTGAAACAGCCATCGCCGAGAAGAGAAAACTCACGCTCAGACAAGCAAGCACTAGGGGATGGTTGAGCTTCTCCAGGAGAAATCCGCTCAGTCCGGGAGCAACGATCAGGCTCATTTGCATTGCTTGAGTGATTAGGGCATTGGCCGCCGTCAGCTCATTCTGCGAAACAATCTGCCGGGTCATGAACAGTCGCCCAATCAAGAAAAAGGATCCCGCCAGACCAAAGAGAACTATCGTTGTCGTGAGGATACCAGGAGAGGCTGAAACCATCGGAACGAGGAGCAATCCCGCCCGCGTTAGCTCACTCATGGTGAGAAGTCGTATTGGTGAGATCCGGTCGAGGATCACTCCCGCCAGCGGGAGAACCAGCACCTGCGAAAGAAAAAAGAGCGCAGCTAAAAAACTCAGGTGTTCCGTCCCGACACGCTGCCTGAACCCCACAAGCACGAGCAAGGTATAGACGGCCAACACCCCACCGAGACTACTGACCGCGAAAGCACTCCAGAGAAGCCGGAAGTCACGATTCTTCAAAAGCCCTCGATAGGTTACTGACGTCGCCGCAGGGGAGAGATGAGTCACGATCCCGTCCTAGCGCAGCCATGGCCTGGAAGATGGGGAAAATGGCTGGGAGCCAGGGATTCGAACCCCGATTCGCGGATCCAGAGTCCGCTGTCCTACCATTGAACGAGCTCCCAGCAGCGCACGTCACTATAGCGAGTAGCGTCCTCCGTTGTCAAGCGCGGTTCTCGCTGGCCCGAGACCGTTCGTGTCATCGCTCCAGGCATCAGATCAGGAGCTTGAGGAAGGCTTCTTCTTCCGCTCCTGCTTCTCCTTCTCGATCTGCTCTGCGAGCCGCTTCTCTCCCTCGCTGGCATCGGCATGAGCCAGCCGGGCGGCTTCCAGAGCCCGCGCAAGCGCCGCTTTCTCTTCGTCCGATGTCAGTGTTCGCTCGAGGGCGGTTAATCGAGCCAGATGGCGCTCGGTTGCCTCACGGAATGCCTTTAATGCCTTGTAAAGAAGTTCCGTCTCCGCCTCGCGCGAGTGCGCATCTTCGATGTTGATGATCGTCTCATCAACCGCTTTGACGTAATGATTGAGCAGGGTTGCTGGGGACGCCTTCGGCAACGGGCCCCATTCCTCCTCTTCTTTCTTGGACTGTTGCGCCGAGCGATTCTCCAGAAGCAGCAGCCGTCGCTCGGCAATCTTCATCAAAACCTTGACCCGGAGGTCTATCTCCTGAGCTTCCTTGAGCTGATTGATTTCCTTGGGCGTCAGGTACTCGTCCGACTCCTGAGCACCACCCGGATAGGGACACGTCGTGACCAGGGCGATCGCCAAGCCAAAGCCGACGATATAAGATCGCCTTTTCTTCATTGGACATCCTCCGCCGGAATTGTAGCGCAACAATGGTTCGCGGTTTCCCCGCGGCACGGGCTTTCCCGCCTGCGCTTTCTTCGTCTTCGGAGCCCCGAAGGTCTGCGCTCCCGGTGGAAAAGTTTCGCTACTGGATCTCCGCCCTCGCCCGCTATTTCGTAACCGGTTCAATAGTGGGTGCTTCGGCTTTCCCGAACCGCAAGAAGTTGTAGCCCCGGAGCGCGAGGCCATGCGTGGCGTAACTCACGGCCAGAATGAGCAAGACCCACCGCGAGTAAAAGTAGATGCCCAATCCGAGCAATACGAGAAAGAGATAGGACCACCGAGCGCTTATTGCTCCAGAGCCAAGATCTTTGAAACTCCGATGGCGTATCGTACTGATCATGAGGAGACTCAGTCCGCAGACGAGCGCTAGAAAGAGACTGCTCACGATCGGAATTCCAATGACAACGGTTTCTCCGAGCACCGTCAAATGGAGGCTGTCGCGTACAAAGAGAGGCATCGGACTGAAGTGGACAATGGCCGCGATGAGTCCGGCGGCAGCGGGAATGGGCAATCCGACGAACTGACGACGCTCCTTTTTCGACGGGGTTGCCATTCGTCGCGCGTGCACGTTGAAACGCGCCAGCCGAAAAGCCCCACAGGCGAGATAGAGAAATGAGGCCGCCCAGGCGATTTTGGAAAACTCCGGGCCGTATCCTTCGGGGACAGAACCGTAACCCCACGTATAAGCGAGAACCGCCGCCGCAATCCCGAACGATAATACGTCAGCGAGACTATCAAGCTCAATGCCGAAATCGCTCGTCGTGCGCGTCATTCGCGCGATGCTTCCATCGAGACTGTCAAAGAGGACGGCAAATCCGATGGCCTTGGCAGCATTATCGAACAGGCGCGCGGCTTCGGCTACGTCGGTGGGTAACACCTGATAGCCTTTCATTGCGGCGATTATGGCATAAAAGCCACAGAAGATATTCGCTGTCGTGAAAACGCTCGGCAGGGCATAGGCGCTGCGCCTTCGAGGGGGTGAGCTCGGTCCGTGGTCCTGGCGGCTCATGATTGAATCCTCGCAATAATGCTACTGCCCGCCCGCACGCGATCTCCCGGACGGACGACGATCTCCGTGTCGGGGGAAAGGATGACATCGGCGCGGGAGCCGAATTTGATCAAACCGATTCGCTCTCCCTTTTGCACCGTTTCGCCGACGCGCTTCCAGCAGACTATCCGACGAGCCAGAATCCCGGCAATTTGTTTAACGATCACCTCCGTCTTCTCTCCCGAAATGGTGATCACCGTTTGTTCGTTCACGACCGACGCTTCGTCCTTCATTGCCGGTCGAAACGATCCCGGATGATGCTGAACATCAGTTATTCGCCCGGCAATAGGCGAGCGATTCACGTGAACGTCCAGCGGCGAGAGAAAGATCGAGAGGATTCGCCCCGCCCGGGGATTGGAGGGGTCCAGTGAGGCGATGCGCACGACTTTTCCGTCTGCCGGAGAAACAATCGCCGCCTCATCCGCTGGAATCGGTCGCTCAGGATCGCGGAAAAACCAGGCAACGAAGCCAGTACCGAGGAGAAAAACGAGAGCAATCCAGGGAAAGTCCAGGGCGTAAAAAAGCGACGTCAGTCCCACCCCTGCCAGAAGCACCGGATAACCGTCCCGCGCAACCATCGTATCAGTTCCTCTCCAAACAGAGATGCGAACTGCTGCCCCTCGGTCCCATGTCTCCCCATTCGGCCACGAGCCGTGGAACCTCTCCTCACGCCTGTGTCGGTTTTATCGAGCGGCCATCTGTCGCCTATAGCGATTGAGGATAGCCTCCATTTTATCTTTGACCAGGAGCTTTTTCTTCTTCAACAGCGTCTCTTCCATCATTTCTTCCTGGGTGGGATAGGGTAGCGACGTCAGTTCTTGCAATCGTTTCTCATACTGCTGGTGCTCAAGCGCCAACTCTCGGAATTCAGGGTCTACCGCCATCAGATGTTCTTTGAGAGACGCAGAGCTATTCTCCATTGCTCCCCTCCTCGCGGTGTGATGTTTGACTTGACCAGGGCCATCACAGTTTCCGGCACAATCTTAATACAGCTCACCCGGTGACGCAAGCACTATGTCAGCTCGAGGCGCATGATCAGGGCGTCTTCGACCGGGTCCGAGTAATAGTTCGGGCGTCGGTGCCAGACGGTGAAACCGAGAGCGCGATAGAATGCCCGGGCGGAGTAATTCGACGCGCGCACTTCGAGGAAGCCACAAACAGCCCCGCGTGCACGGGCGCGAGCGATTCCCTCCCTTATGAGAGACGACCCAATGCCCTGGCGGCGGAACTCGGGATGCGTTGCCAGATTGTTGATGTGCCATTCATCCGCTACAACCAGCGAGCAGAGAAAGCCCAGCACCGTCGGCGTCCTCACGGGAGATTCGACCGGACGAGCGACGAGCAGGATTCGTCCCTCGGCGTCACCTCTGACGATCTCCTTGAGATAAGCCTCGTAGCCCCAGCGGCTGAGACCTGAAGTCTCTTCGATTTCCACGATCTCATCGAGATCGTCAAGCCGCATGTCGTCAATCTGAAAGCAAAGAGGACGATTGTTGGATTCGTCGAGCCTCAGCATCTGCCGGCCTCAAGTAAAAGGGACGAAGTTCGTCTACTCCTGCCGCCGCCCCGCGACGCCACTTCTGGTAGGCCAGAGCGGCGACCGAGGGAGCGAGCCAGGGAGTGACCAGAGCCGCCACCCATCCCGTTACCGGGTGAGGAATATGGGTGCAGGGATGAAGCGGAAACCCTTCCGCTGCCTGGAGAAGGATCGGAACCCCGTTGCCCACAAAGACGATGTCCCGCTCGGTGAGCGACTGCAGCAAGACATCGGCGCGAAGGACGTCCGGCTCACCAAGACTCTGAATGTCGCCTTCCGGTGAGACAGAAAAAAGTTGGGCGTAGACCTCCC contains:
- a CDS encoding MFS transporter is translated as MTHLSPAATSVTYRGLLKNRDFRLLWSAFAVSSLGGVLAVYTLLVLVGFRQRVGTEHLSFLAALFFLSQVLVLPLAGVILDRISPIRLLTMSELTRAGLLLVPMVSASPGILTTTIVLFGLAGSFFLIGRLFMTRQIVSQNELTAANALITQAMQMSLIVAPGLSGFLLEKLNHPLVLACLSVSFLFSAMAVSGIRLQGRYQLSGVRATPAHFSLREIGALFAEGIRFGLTHRPIRYVIVSLSLTLLVTGSLTVLGVIYVRDVLGQGPQTFGLIVSLAGVGTLIGIPVVGKLSRIPRRLALAGGIFIVGGGLIFLTFVVSLTKIFVCAFAMGVAAAAIIISAQTFLQEEIPMELMGRVTSASWACFLVAQTLSVSLAGVVAGVVGIKGLYRGAGLLLAAMALVGFAPYRRSWHRLWSLKPIERP
- a CDS encoding phosphatidylcholine/phosphatidylserine synthase, which produces MSRQDHGPSSPPRRRSAYALPSVFTTANIFCGFYAIIAAMKGYQVLPTDVAEAARLFDNAAKAIGFAVLFDSLDGSIARMTRTTSDFGIELDSLADVLSFGIAAAVLAYTWGYGSVPEGYGPEFSKIAWAASFLYLACGAFRLARFNVHARRMATPSKKERRQFVGLPIPAAAGLIAAIVHFSPMPLFVRDSLHLTVLGETVVIGIPIVSSLFLALVCGLSLLMISTIRHRSFKDLGSGAISARWSYLFLVLLGLGIYFYSRWVLLILAVSYATHGLALRGYNFLRFGKAEAPTIEPVTK
- a CDS encoding phosphatidylserine decarboxylase family protein, with the translated sequence MVARDGYPVLLAGVGLTSLFYALDFPWIALVFLLGTGFVAWFFRDPERPIPADEAAIVSPADGKVVRIASLDPSNPRAGRILSIFLSPLDVHVNRSPIAGRITDVQHHPGSFRPAMKDEASVVNEQTVITISGEKTEVIVKQIAGILARRIVCWKRVGETVQKGERIGLIKFGSRADVILSPDTEIVVRPGDRVRAGSSIIARIQS
- a CDS encoding DUF465 domain-containing protein, with product MENSSASLKEHLMAVDPEFRELALEHQQYEKRLQELTSLPYPTQEEMMEETLLKKKKLLVKDKMEAILNRYRRQMAAR
- the rimI gene encoding ribosomal protein S18-alanine N-acetyltransferase, producing the protein MLRLDESNNRPLCFQIDDMRLDDLDEIVEIEETSGLSRWGYEAYLKEIVRGDAEGRILLVARPVESPVRTPTVLGFLCSLVVADEWHINNLATHPEFRRQGIGSSLIREGIARARARGAVCGFLEVRASNYSARAFYRALGFTVWHRRPNYYSDPVEDALIMRLELT